CCCCCGACAATTGTAATACTCCCTGTTTTTTATCTATATTCAAAATTGATTGTAAAATAGGTTTTAGGTTAGGTGTTGAATACCAAATTTGTGTGATCATTGAGGGAACCTACATTACTGATTTGACACCTTGTCATGTTTGAATTATTTGGTACCTTTCACTTGTGATATAGATTCCATATCCAACACTTATAAATCCCGTGTCCCTTATAATTTACATATAAAAAGATCTTTTTACTTATGTATCATGCTTATAGCAATTTTGCTGAATTTCATACTTGCTATAATTAATTATGTTTTTTTCCCAGAATTTGGAATGACTTCAGAGTTAGTAAGAGAAATTACTGAAGTACTCGGCCTACTAATTGGATCACAGTTAAAGAAGCACTTTTTTTTCTACTGGCAAAATTCTTCATTAAAATAAGTTTAGAGACATATTAATTTGAAACTTTTATTGGGGCATTATAGAACAAGTTTATATTGGGCTGAGAAAATGAATTCTTTGGATGAAGAATTTCCACTTGTGAAAAAGCCCAAAGAAAATACATACAACATGATAAATGAGTCTGAAGTTGGTTCTGAGTTTATCTCTGAAATATGGCCCAATAGCCTCGCTAATAACTCAAATCCAGACTTAAGACTTACTTCAGAAAATATAGCTGGAAGAACAGGGTCTGTTCATCaggttttggcagaggacagcGATCACCATAAGGTAAACACAATTCCTGCTGGACTTTCTGCAGATCCTGATTCTATAAATAACGAGCAGCTTCCTGAGCATGGTGACTTCACATCCACAGTAAAAACGTCATCAGAATCACCTTTGTTTTCCAAGGCCGATGATACTCTTTGTGATTCCTCTGGCTCTTATCACACTGCTGTGTGCTCTGAGACCCTAGACAATCTTAGTGACTGTACCGGGCCATTTGAGGACATTGAAGAGCTTCCTACTGACTACGATGAAAATCAAGATGTTTCTGAAAGCGACATGTCACAGCTTTTAGCTGATTCACAAAAAGAACAAAGCAGTGACCAGTTAAATAGTTCTGAAAATGTGGCACTTCAATCTAACTGTTGCGAAGGGCAAGAGCAAATATTTGTGAATAAGCATAAAAGGGAATTGTGTGAACTAAATGGTGAGAGGGAAAGCTGTAAATTAGATGGAGAGATGAAGTTCTGTAGATTAGATGGCAAAAATAAGCTTGATGTTAACTCTGACAACAAAAAGGACGTGAGAGAAACTGTAAAAACTGCTGATGAAGAAAATTCATTTGGGTATGAAGCTACCTCTAGCTCTCTGGAAGAAGAAAATGTTTACAGTAGTGCTATGAtatctaatgattttttattaaCTGCAAATAGCAACTCACATACCCAAGGAATAGTCAGCAAATCCACTGAATATGATCTATCAGTGAAGGGCACAGATAACAAGAACTGTAAAGGAAATGGTGACCAACAGGTGCAATTGTCAATCACAGCCCAGAATAGCAAAACTGGAGAGAGAAGTAACACAGTGCAACTTGCCAAAAATCAGAAGACTGGAGTAAGTATACACGAATCTCCAGGCTGTTATCTACATCTTGGTTTAAATGAAcctgaagaaatatttcaaatagATAAGGAGTTTGAAAATGGTTTCAAAAATGAATCATGTGTTAATGGTAAAAGGGTATATGCTGATTGTATGAGTGAAACATCCAGTGTAGCAAGTGAATTAGATGAGACTGATTATGAGGTTCGAAAGTTAACTGCTTTGGCCTTTCGAAGTTTGTCCCATTCAAATGATGGTTATCTTGACATTTATAATTCTAGACCATCCATTGATTTTTCATCACCTTTGTCCGAGGAATGCAACAACACAAACAGATTGTCAACTTGCATTGAGTTAGACTACACTGATGTATTTGACCGTAATGAGAAGTGCTCAGATTCCAGCAACACAGCCTGTGCTTTAGATGCTGGGGCTGAGAAAAGTAACAAGGTGCTGTTTGATGATTCATTTGACAGGGCACAGTTTGAGTGTGTTGATGTAGATGTGGAAACTCAAGACAAAAGCAAAGATTTTAGAGCAAGCAGAACAGTCCCAAAACGACAAATTGAACTTAGAAAACGACAGAGAAGTGAATTAAAAGTCTTTACTTCGAGAGGTGCCATTGATTCCTGTGTCCGTGTTGATCCTGAAGTTGAAACTGGGAATAAAGAAGAAACTTTAGAATGCTTGCAAAACTGTGAAAGTATGCCTTGTATAGAAAACGCAACAAGCACAGATATCAAAGATACTGACAATATTGATAAACAGCTACAAAGAGCAACATCCACAGATGGATCTTTGACAAAAAACAAATTTGCATCCTGCCTTATCACAAATGTCATATCTAAGAAAATGCAGTTTGAGCAAGATCTCAAGATGGAGCAGGGATTAGATAAGAACACTTACTCCTCAATCTCCCCAACCCCTACCCTTTTGAAAAAGAAGGATTTTGACCTTCCTCCAGTAGTTTCACAACAAATTCTGCATGACAATTCTACTTCAAAATCTGAGCCCAATAACTCTGTGGAATTCTTTCAAGGTAATTTCAGAAAGAACGGCTgtgaattaaatgacaaaaatatTGAGGAAAATAGAAGTGTGGGACAAAAACACAGTTGTAGTTGTTTAAAATGTGAAGGTGGTCTAATTTTGGATGGGCAGAAGAACAAAAACATCCTCAATTGCTGTGGAACCAGTGTTTTTAGAAATTGGAGTGAATGGAATGCAGACAGCCAGAATGAAACAAGGTCAGAGAGAACTTTGGAACTGAATGTTGATAAAACATGCCCCATGTTAAATGACCATAGCATTAATGCATCTGAACAAGAGAAGAATATGAATATACCATGCAGTCCAGAGGGTAAATTTGTAGATTATTTGTCACAAACTACTGAAGAAAAGTTGGAGTCAAACTATAGAGTACAAAGTGAACAGACACCATATGAAGATAGAACAAGTGACATTCAGTCAGGTAACACCTTGTACAAAATCAATGCATCAAGTGATGTCCTTGCACTAAAATCGCCAGAGATGCTACACAACTCTCAGATAGCAAATGTGAAACAAACCAACTCATTTTGTATTGCCAAAGAGCTTTCTCCCACTATGGATTCTAACACTATTAGTCTTGACCTTAAGTATCAGACTCTTCCTACTTCATTTAAATTAGAATCTGGACTGGAGCAAGAACAAGTTTCACAGTCTGATGTAAAAGACAAAATATCtacaaaaaataaaacaaaaggcCCAAATTATCATGTCAGGGATGTGAGAAAACTGGTTCAAAATACTTACAGTGCTTTAACATTCTGCGCCACCAAGGCTAAATCTGATGTACCAGAAGAAGTTCACAATCCTTCTCATTTAGAGCAATCACTTCCAGCAACTCAAGGCAAGCTATTAGTGAATGACAGCCCTTTGTCACCAATTTTTATTCAATGTCAATCAATAAGCAGGAAAGCTGACAAAGATGATAATAGTCATTCATCAATTGACAAGAAATATTGGACCGGTACAGAAAGTTCAGATACTTCAAGGATATTTTCTTCTGACTTCAAGCTGCCTATTCCAtctaataaacaggaaaacaaaATCATTTCTGTTAAAAGAATAGATCATCAAAGttactctataaaggaaaatGGGAATAATATAACTGAACACTTGACCTGTATTACTAATAAAATAACACCTGAAAGGAAAATGCAAACCTTATCAATTTCAAATAATGAAGAGTCTAAATTGTCATTTATGAAAGTCCAAGTTGGAGCACAGGATCAGAAAAACCATTTGGCCAATTTTGTGCTGAATAGCGAAATTACTGATTTGGAACCTGGAAAAAGTAAACAGAAAAGAGAATCCCTGGTAGGATTGGAAAATTTCAATACACATTTATCACACTCTACTTTAACTACTGAAGATACTGAAATGTCGTTGGTCAAAACGGAGCCCGATGGAGATACTCAAAGTGAACTTGAAAATGAAGATGAATATCCAACAAATTTTAATTCAAACAAGGAAGATATTCAAATGGCACTCTATAAAGACGAGCCAAGAAGAGAGGTTCCAGAtagaatgcaaaatcaaactacaCTTTTAGAGAATTCACCTTCAACGAGAAATATTGATTCTTCACAAAGAAAAAATGAACCAAAAAGGGATGTTCAAACAAAGCTAGAAATTCAAGATAATCTGTTCGGGATTTTTGGTTACAATAATGAGCATGTTGAACTGTCAAATGGAATCTGTAATTCTACTATCAGCAACAAAGACATGGGTGTATCATCTTGGAAAGATGACCTTAATAAGGATATTACCATGAGACTGGAAAATCAAAACAAGTGTTTAAGGATATCAACCTCAAATGATAAAGAAACCCAAACACCACCGAGAAAAGGTAAACATAAGAAAGAAATTCAATTTAGATTGGAAAATCAAAATAAAATGTTAGAAAGTTTAACATTAGAAAATGAAGATGTCAAACTATCATGTGGAAAACATGAACTGAAAAGAGAACTTCAAGTCACATTGGAAGATCAGAACAAACTCTTTGAAAATTCTACTCTTAATGTAGAAGGCAACACTTTGTTACTAGATGGCCCTAAAAGTCAGATTCAACTTGATCAGGACAACCAGAGTGAATTGTTTTTGAAAAGTGAAGATGGTAAAATGTCACCGAGTATAAATAAGCATACAAATGAGATGCAAAGTGGACTGCAAAATGGAACTAAATCTCTGTATAATTCTAGTTCAAActgcaaaaaaattaaattatcatcTATAAAGAGTAATCTTAATGCAGAGATCATTGATGGGATGGAAAGTCAGAACAAGCTGCTAAATCATTGTATGCAGAACAGTGGGGACATCAAATTACCTGCTGTTAAAAGCAAGAACAAGAAAGAGTTTAAAATTGAACCTATCACCCAAAAAAATACAAGTGAAGTTGAAATGACACCAACAACAGAAAAGGTTGGGTTAACATTCATAAGTGAATTACAGCCATTCAAAGCTAACAATACAATTTCAATGATTTCAGAGGAAGAAAGACAAAGTCCTACTAAAGACTGTTCAGAATCTAGTAATATCAAAATTGTAGATGAACAACTTTCACCTGTGCACATCCAACTCCCAAATGACATTAGTTTACAACCAGTTAAAACCACAGAAAAAAGTAGTGTTGTTTCTGAGGAGTCATCAAATTGTCCAGAAACTACGAAAATTTCAGCAAATACATCACTTCAAGAAACTGAAATCCAAGATGTTCATGACCAATCAATATTTTCACCTGACATTCATAATGCAGCAGTTAATAAGCTGTTGGTGTCACAGGCTCCTTTAAACTTTACAAATTTTAATGCAAAGTCACTTGATTCTTTTAATTCTGTTGTTAAATTATCCAATGATATAACCTATGACCAAGACAAACAACAGTCCTTAGACATGAAAGTGCTGGCAATGAACAAAGCATTCACCCGAGAAGAAGCATCAATATCATCAGATCCAGTAAATTATCTCACCATTCCTATCAAAGAACACAAGGAAAAGGCATCACCCCAAATACAAATGCCTGCTTCTCCTCACCCTGTTATTCTTAAACCAGGTCATTATTCAACAAAAACTAGCCCTCATTTTCAAACTTTTCAAAGCCCTCACCAACAAAATTGGGAAACCCGAGATTCTCATAAACAGGAACAGCAAACATCGTCTCACCAGTTCCTTAAGGAGTTTCAATCATTTGGTACTTCTCTGCAGTATCCATTTTATGCTTCTCCTCATTTGCCAAATCAAGCAGAACCTCATTTTCATTCTACTGGACAAACCCAAAATGTTGTGGAAAATTGTTACAAGATGCCTCAATCTCCTCACTTTGTAAACAAACCACGACTTCCTTGCTTTCAGTACTCCCAAGCTCACAAGAAAATGCTTATTGATCCAGAGACTGGAAAACATTACTTTGTTGAAATACCAATGCAATCCCCACGTAAAATGCTGCTAGATCCAGAAACAGGTTGTTATGTTGAAGTAATAATACCTCAGCAAACATATGGTGGATTGTATCAAGCACCATTCTCCCCATATGCTCTAAATGCAAATGCCTTGAGGCACTCATACATACCCAGAATGCAATACTCCGATTTACTATCAGCACCTCTTGTCACATATCCTGGCCCATCTCCTGGGCCCCCTGAAGTACAAAAGCCACCACATCCAAATAGCACAAATGCTAGCGAAACAGACAAGCAGGATCATAAAAGTAACACACAAAAGAATCAATTAGCTGAATCCAATTACATGGAAAGTGCATACTTTATTCCAACAGGAACAGTAATtcctaacccagcacagacctcCACGCAACTAATATCCATGCACTCAAAACCTTGTGTAGAAGTTAAAAACGACTCTACAGTAATTTTATCATCACAGCAAATTTGAGGAAAGAACAACCTTGCCCATAAGAGACCTGCCGGCTTTACTGTGGAACAGAAGCGAGAATTCTGCACCAAAGTGAACAAAATGATAACTTAAAAGGACATGAGCTTAAAATACTAACCGTCTCCACAAATGTTGATTGATTTGTggtttttctgtgtttttttaacTTACAAGATGCTTAGTTACAACTTTTGAAATCTTTATTATTACCATTTCCCTACAACGATACACATAAATTAAAAGAGCAAATTAAATAAAGAAATTATTTCACACCCACAATTATTTTTTGATGGTATCCATATTTTGAGGGAACCGGTTGTTCTTGTTATCCATAAAAACAATGGAATTAAACATTGTAATTCTTTAATAATGGGcctgatgttaccagggctgcgggttctcggcgggggggctattgggcgcgtgggtaacgcgcccggcgaaatcagtctgccacccgcacgatcgtagcccaattggatccacttaccttgtcctccgggttccccactgctgatctgcgcgtcgggcgggctgcgcatgcgcagtaagatctgtcagctggaggagctctatttaaaggggcagtcctccactgacagatgctgcaacaaatagaaaaaattacagcatggagcagcccagggggaaggctgctcccagattaatgatgcctcactccaggtatcaatacatggggtgaggaggagggggaggacagagatcttccccccagtggcctgcctctgccaccaggaaggcctggctcgaggtggcagaggaggtcacctgcaccaccaacatatcgcccacctgcatacaatgcaggaggcgctccaatgacctcagtaggtcagccgaagtgagtacacttactctttcccctacatgccgtctgccacatcaccgcccccaccccacatctccttctgcactgccaacactactctgtcacatcacccctcatacccactcaaacctcatcctcatcttacctgcacttactc
The Heptranchias perlo isolate sHepPer1 chromosome 14, sHepPer1.hap1, whole genome shotgun sequence genome window above contains:
- the LOC137332469 gene encoding extracellular matrix-binding protein ebh-like, with amino-acid sequence MNSLDEEFPLVKKPKENTYNMINESEVGSEFISEIWPNSLANNSNPDLRLTSENIAGRTGSVHQVLAEDSDHHKVNTIPAGLSADPDSINNEQLPEHGDFTSTVKTSSESPLFSKADDTLCDSSGSYHTAVCSETLDNLSDCTGPFEDIEELPTDYDENQDVSESDMSQLLADSQKEQSSDQLNSSENVALQSNCCEGQEQIFVNKHKRELCELNGERESCKLDGEMKFCRLDGKNKLDVNSDNKKDVRETVKTADEENSFGYEATSSSLEEENVYSSAMISNDFLLTANSNSHTQGIVSKSTEYDLSVKGTDNKNCKGNGDQQVQLSITAQNSKTGERSNTVQLAKNQKTGVSIHESPGCYLHLGLNEPEEIFQIDKEFENGFKNESCVNGKRVYADCMSETSSVASELDETDYEVRKLTALAFRSLSHSNDGYLDIYNSRPSIDFSSPLSEECNNTNRLSTCIELDYTDVFDRNEKCSDSSNTACALDAGAEKSNKVLFDDSFDRAQFECVDVDVETQDKSKDFRASRTVPKRQIELRKRQRSELKVFTSRGAIDSCVRVDPEVETGNKEETLECLQNCESMPCIENATSTDIKDTDNIDKQLQRATSTDGSLTKNKFASCLITNVISKKMQFEQDLKMEQGLDKNTYSSISPTPTLLKKKDFDLPPVVSQQILHDNSTSKSEPNNSVEFFQGNFRKNGCELNDKNIEENRSVGQKHSCSCLKCEGGLILDGQKNKNILNCCGTSVFRNWSEWNADSQNETRSERTLELNVDKTCPMLNDHSINASEQEKNMNIPCSPEGKFVDYLSQTTEEKLESNYRVQSEQTPYEDRTSDIQSGNTLYKINASSDVLALKSPEMLHNSQIANVKQTNSFCIAKELSPTMDSNTISLDLKYQTLPTSFKLESGLEQEQVSQSDVKDKISTKNKTKGPNYHVRDVRKLVQNTYSALTFCATKAKSDVPEEVHNPSHLEQSLPATQGKLLVNDSPLSPIFIQCQSISRKADKDDNSHSSIDKKYWTGTESSDTSRIFSSDFKLPIPSNKQENKIISVKRIDHQSYSIKENGNNITEHLTCITNKITPERKMQTLSISNNEESKLSFMKVQVGAQDQKNHLANFVLNSEITDLEPGKSKQKRESLVGLENFNTHLSHSTLTTEDTEMSLVKTEPDGDTQSELENEDEYPTNFNSNKEDIQMALYKDEPRREVPDRMQNQTTLLENSPSTRNIDSSQRKNEPKRDVQTKLEIQDNLFGIFGYNNEHVELSNGICNSTISNKDMGVSSWKDDLNKDITMRLENQNKCLRISTSNDKETQTPPRKGKHKKEIQFRLENQNKMLESLTLENEDVKLSCGKHELKRELQVTLEDQNKLFENSTLNVEGNTLLLDGPKSQIQLDQDNQSELFLKSEDGKMSPSINKHTNEMQSGLQNGTKSLYNSSSNCKKIKLSSIKSNLNAEIIDGMESQNKLLNHCMQNSGDIKLPAVKSKNKKEFKIEPITQKNTSEVEMTPTTEKVGLTFISELQPFKANNTISMISEEERQSPTKDCSESSNIKIVDEQLSPVHIQLPNDISLQPVKTTEKSSVVSEESSNCPETTKISANTSLQETEIQDVHDQSIFSPDIHNAAVNKLLVSQAPLNFTNFNAKSLDSFNSVVKLSNDITYDQDKQQSLDMKVLAMNKAFTREEASISSDPVNYLTIPIKEHKEKASPQIQMPASPHPVILKPGHYSTKTSPHFQTFQSPHQQNWETRDSHKQEQQTSSHQFLKEFQSFGTSLQYPFYASPHLPNQAEPHFHSTGQTQNVVENCYKMPQSPHFVNKPRLPCFQYSQAHKKMLIDPETGKHYFVEIPMQSPRKMLLDPETGCYVEVIIPQQTYGGLYQAPFSPYALNANALRHSYIPRMQYSDLLSAPLVTYPGPSPGPPEVQKPPHPNSTNASETDKQDHKSNTQKNQLAESNYMESAYFIPTGTVIPNPAQTSTQLISMHSKPCVEVKNDSTVILSSQQI